A segment of the Fibrobacter succinogenes subsp. succinogenes S85 genome:
GATTGCAAACGACGTTACTTTTGTATATTCAACTGTATGAAAAAAATTTTGTTGTTCCTAACGATATGCGTTACGTTTGCGAATGCTCAATTCTATTACGACAAGCATGGAGAAAGTCGCGGTGCGTATAAGGACAGCTTGGAGTATTCAAAGCTTGTTGGGCTTGCAAAAAGATTTCGTGGTCCGATATTGGTGAAAAAGCCGGTTGATGGCGTCAAACCAAGAAAAAATTTGGAAAAGATTCCTGAAAATAAAATTCAAAGAACATTTAATGTAAATCGCGATACTTTGAACAAAGAAAAGTGGCTCGAAGTGGAGAAAAACGAAATCGTCAAAATTTGTGTTGATGCACCTGTTGTCGCATGGGAAACTTCCTTAAACGCGATTATATCTAGCGATTCGTGCCTGACATTCGAAACACCGACGCTTATTGGTGTTGAAACACTTAGGGTGCATTTCCCTGACTCGGATAGTTCGAAGAAAATCAATTTAGCAGTCGGGATGAAGTATCTTGATTTCAAAAACGAAGAAGTTCTGTTAGGATTTAATCGATACTCCGAAAAAGAATTAAAGATGCAAGGGTTTTGCAATACAGAGGAGAACGGAACAATAGCTTGTGGTCCCAAAAATGAGGATCCAGAAAGGCTTGTTTCCATTACTGGTACATACTTAGTCGATAAATATCCTGTTACAAACTGCGAATTTACACAACTGATGTGGAATGATAGTCTTCTTGATTATAAGTGGCAAAACAGAAAGAGAGCTTCTATACGTAATGGAAACTGCATAACACAAGACACGGCCGCAAATACTGTATCTCTATTTTGGGCTATGGAATATGCCAACGCACGCAGTATTCGTGAAGGTCTAAAGCCTTATTATATATTTTCTCCTGTAGAATATGCAGAAAGAGAAAGTATTTTATCGGCTCGACAACGTATTATTAAACAATATGTTCTCGGATATATTCAAGTTTCTGACGACAGTACCTCGAACGGTTATAGACTTCCATATTACAATGAATGGATGATGCTTGCTCGTGGTGGCGACAAAAAGAATAGGGCCCCTTGGGGAGATTCTTCGGGCTCTTTTGAAAAAACAAAAAAATACGCTAGATTTAAAACAAAAATGGTTTCCTTTGAAACGGAACCCGTTGGCCAGCTGACTCCCAATGGATACGGATTATATGATATGTTTGGTCTCGTTCAAGAGCATGTTCTTTTTGAATACGATTTGTTTGAAGGAAACATGGGGTTCGCATCCTGTCTAAAAGGTGGCGATTATCACGTTTCTCTAGAAGATGGGTTCGACGATACTTTAAGTCCTTATTGGAAATGGATAAGCTACGGGTATTATGAACCTGGTCATCCAGGTAATGGAGCGGGTTTCCGCCTAATCCGCAACATCGGCAATAACGCCAAATGGACCAAAATTAAAACAGTTGGCAAAGAGTAGTGACCTGCCGCTAAGCAACAAAATACTATCTTATTTCTCGTGAATAAGAAATATTTAATATCCGTTATTGTATTTTCTGTCCTTTTGCTGGTCCCGTTTGGCGTGCAGGCGGTTGCCGACTTGCGTGGCGAAAAGCGCTTCCAGCCGTTTGACATTTTCAAGGACGTGGTTTACACTCCGATTGTGCGCGAGAAAAAGGTCGCTGCGGCTGCGGACTCGCTCGATGTGAAGTGGCGTGCGGCGCGTGAGGCTATTGCTGCGGGTGCTGAGGTGGCCGATGCTTTGGAACCTGTGACGTCTTCGCTTTCGGACTTGGAAGCGGCTGTGCTTTCGGTGAATACGTATGCCGAACTCGATACATCTGAAACTCGATACAAGAGCCTCAAGTTGGCCGATACGCTCCTCTCGAAGCTGGAGGATGAACCGGAATCGTTCCCGCAGGCGGATTCTTGCATCAAGTCGCTCGTGGCTGACCTTGGGCATGTGTCGCTGTGGCGTGCTTTCTTGGACGTGAAGCATTACGGCGTGTGGACGAGCCGCTATTTGCGTGCTTTCGAAAATAAGATTGATGACGAGAGCGCTATTGTGTTGGCTCTGCGTCCCAAGTACCAACTTGCAGTGTGGAACCTCTTTAGCGATCCGGGCGAGAAGGTCGTTCTCGGCGCTGCTGGCAATTGCATCGGCAAGTCGTGTGGCAGGGAAGGGTCCAAGCCCGAAGACAAGTGGCTTTTCTACCGCCAGGATGTGGAATTTCTGGTGCAGCCGTCTCCGCTTGATGTGCGTAGTGCCAAGCTCGACAATCCAGTGAAAGCGATTGAAAAGTTCCGCGACCAGCTCAAGGCGAAAGGCGTGGAACTCTTGGTGGTGATTACGCCGGGCAAACCGAGCATCTATACCGAACGTTTGACGGGGCGCGATTCTCGCGTTGCGGGTGCTGAAAATGTCGCCGGGCTCCAGTCGCACGGCAAGAAGATTTTGGATTCTCTCACGCGTGCTGGCTTTAACACGGTTGATTTGTACACGCCGCTTTTGGCCGCGAAGTCCCGCGATTCTGTTGATGGTGCGCTCTACCTGAACGACGATACGCACTGGACTCCGCGCGGTGCAGAACTTGCTGCCGACGTGATTGCAAAGAAAGTCCGCGAGATGGTGGATGCTGGATCTGTCAAATTCCGCGGAAAGGATACTGTGCGCTACGTTGCTTCTGATTCCATTGCAGACCGCATGGGTGACGTGGGTGAGATGAGTGGGCTTAACAAGTTCAATGTGTTCAAGGTACAGAAGGTAATCGGTCATGTCGTGATGCAGCAGAATATCAAGATACGAGATGAGGAACTTCCGGAAGATACCGTTTGCATTGATTCTGCATATAAAGAATGTATGAATCGGAAAAAGGCTGATAAAAAGGATGGTAAAACGACGGATGTTTTGTGCCTTTTGACGAGCCAAACTGCTTGCGCGCTTAAAGCTGTGAAGTACGACACCACAATCACTCCTTTCAAGGATGATTTCCGCAAGTCCGAAATTTTGATTCTCGGTGACAGCTTCAGCCGTATTTACCAGACCGATTCGCCGGTGAACGCCGGATGGATTGCGCACTTTGCGAAGAACATGAACCGTCCGGTCGCTTCCATCGTGAGTGACGGCGGCGCCTCAACGCTCGTCCGTGAAAAACTTGCCCGCAAGGCTAGCGTGCTCAAAGGCAAGAAACTCTTGATTTGGGAATTCGTCGAACGCGACCTCCGCTTCGGCGCCGAAGGCTGGAAAGATGTGGAATTTTAAAAATCGGGCGTTGGGATTAAGATGTTGTTGAATATCGAATCTATGCTTTGTGTCATCCTGAGCGGAATGTAATGGAGTCGAAGGATCTATAATTTTAAGTATGCCAAATAGTTATTATACATATATGATGACAAATCAAAGTAATACAACTCTTTATGTAGGTGTTACAAATGATATAAGTCGCCGCGCTTTAGAGCATATTGAAGGTTGTGGAGCTACTTTTACTTCAAGATATAAGATTAATAAGTTGATTTACTTTGAACGATATACGGAAATTACAGATGCAATAAAACGTGAAAAACAGTTGAAAGGCTGGCGACGAGAGAAAAAGGAGATCCTCATTATGCAGATGAATCCTTTATGGAAGGATCTTTTGCAGGATGACTCTTAGATTCTTCGACTACGGGCTACGCCCTTCGCTCAGAATGACACTGTTTGCTTCTTTTCTAATTATTAACTATTGACCTTTAACTAGTGACTAAAATATGCCAAGACATGGAACCCCGACGCCGGGACAGGCGATCCTCGAAGGAATTGAATGGCTTAAAATCGACAAGCCGGAATTTGCACGTAGGGTAGGCGTTTCGGTTGAAATTTTGGACCAGCTGATTGCGGGTGAAATCAGCATCTCGACCGAGATGGCGAATGCGCTTGAATCCGTGACGGGTAGCCCCGCCGCCTACTGGAAAATGCTCGAACGCAAAAGCCGCGCCTCTCGATAAATGGGAGATGCCCGCTCGGAGGCGGGCATGACAAATTAGAGTAGTTTTGCCTGACTATATAATTATTATACTTGCGATATGAATATTAAAGATGCCGTTTCTTTTATGTGTGACCTCGCCAAGGGCGAAGCCGAACAGTTTGATGTCATCGCTTCTAACACCCATTCCGAAGGCTTGTCCGTCTTCCAAGGCCAGGTGCAGAATACCGAAATCTCGGATTCCGTAGGTCTCGGTGTCCGCGTCATCAAGGATGGCCGTCCGGGTTACGCGCATACAGAACGCCTCACCGACGAAGCCTTGCGCCAAACGCTCAAGGACGCTCTTTGCCACACGCAGTGGACCGAAAAAATCGACATTACGCTCCCGCAGGCCGTTGAACTCCCGAAGGGCGAACCGAATTACAATCCGGCGCTTGAATCGCTCGACCTTGCGATGATGAAGGACTTCTGCATCGAGCTTGAAAAGGCGACTTTTGCAAAGTCCAAGGAAATCGAGAATATCCCGTATCTCGGTGGCGATATCGAAAAGGATTATTCCATCGTTGCTAACAACACGGGACTTTTCTACGAAGCCCGCTCGAACTGCGCTTCTGCGGGTGCCGGTGCAGTCGCAAGCCGGGGTGGCGTCAAGAAGCTTGGCAACTTTGTCAAGAATGGCCGCGACTGGAACGAATTCTCTGTCGATGAAATTGCAAGCAAGACTGCCGAATATGCAACGGAACTTTTTGGCGCCCAGAAAATCGAAAGCGGCAAGATTCCTGTGATTCTTTCGGAACGCATTTCCGCACGTTTCCTCGGTATGTACAGCCAGCCGTTCTTCGCCGAAACGATGCAGAAGGGCCAGTCCCGTCTCGACGGCAAGGAAGGCGAAAAAATTGCCAGTGACGTGTTCTCGTTGTGGAACGATCCGACAGGCGAAATGTTTGAACACAAGTTCTATTTCGATTCTGAAGGTTGCCTCACGAAGCGCGTGAAGGTCGTCGAAAACGGCGTCTTCAATTCGGCGCTTTACAACCTTGAAACGGCTGCCAAGGCGGGCCGCGAAACGACAGGCAATGGCGCTCGCAGCTTCGGTAGCAAGATGTCCACGAGCTTCTACAACATGCTCGTGCCGCCTGGAAGCATGACGACCATGGAACTTTTGAAGCTCTTCCCGAAGTGCTTGCTCGTTGTACGCCTGGAAGGCAATTCCGGTTGCAATTCCGTGAGCGGTGAACTCAGCATCGGGGCGCACGGTTTCTGGTGCGAGAACGGGGCTATCAAACATCCGGTCGATGGCGTGACGCTCAGCGGCAATTACTTCGACATCATCAAGAACATCGTGGCGGTCGGCAACGAATACCGCGATCCGTTTGCAAGCTACAAAGTGCCTGCTCTCGCGGTAAGCGAACTCAGCGTTAGTGCATAATGTAAGCGCATCAGGAAATGCTGCAAGGTCGAGAATCCGAAGGTGTCCGAATTCAGGCCCTTGCAGCACTATGTTTGAGGTGTGATTTTCTTGGCGCTTTCAATAAGGTCTTTGATGTTGCCGGCAACAATGCCGCTTGCTTTTAAAAGTGCTCTTAAAAAGCCTTCAATAGCGCCGCTTAAAGGATTGCTTTTTATTAAATAAATGTGGTCCTTGTTTTCGGAATCCACAAGGCCGTCAAGGACTTCTTGAACGGAATCTGTTATCGGTTCTTCATTCTCGGCTATAAAGCTTTTGTTGAATCCGTATTCGGCGGCGTGTTCGGCGTATAGGTCCAAAAGGGTTGCTGTGCGCCCGGTGTTCTGGTTTACAGACGCATCTCCGATTTTAAGGTCAATTTTTAGCTCCGATTTTAGGGAGGTGGCGTCGTTGAGGCCGTTTTCGGCGTTTGGAGCGATCAGTTCGGCTGTGGCAAGCTTCAGAAGCTTAATGATGGCCTCTTGCTTGAGGCTCACGTGGGAAACGTCCTTGTAAATGAGGGTCGTCGCCATCTGCACCAGGTCTGAATATGGATGCCCCTGTTTTGGCTTGTCGGCGCTTTCGGACCTGTTTTGCGGTTTCATGTACACTCTCTCTGTATTGTTTATTCTTGCGAATTGCAGAACAAAAATACATGTTTGGGGTGGGTTTACGCAATAGCCCGTTTGGGCTATATTGGGTATTAGAAATAAAGAAAAAAAGGCGAAAACCGTTAAATGCGGCCTTCACCTTTTTGTTAAACCTAATTTTGAGAAAAATTAGTTGCAGCCTTCAAACTTGAGCGAGTTGATGAGCGTTGTACCCGAAATGGTGTAGGTGGCCATCTTGGAAGAACTCGGATCGTAGATGTAGGTTTCTTCGGAGGTCTTGTTCTTGCCGAGAACGACGACAGCTTCCAACTTTACCAAGTCACCGGGCTTGATTGCGCCCTTTGCATCGTTCTGCAAGTCAAAAGTTCTTTCTGCGGCGGCGCAAATGTCGTGATAACCATCCTGTTCAACTTCAAAAGAATGACCGGTTTCCATGCTGATGCACTGGATTCTGATGCGAGCCACGAAAGCGCCGGAGTTGTGAAGCCTGATATAGCGGATACGTTCCATATTATTTATCTCCTATTAGAGTTTTTTTTGAGTGTTTGTTTTGACTTAAGAACTTCTTTGTTGCTTGTCCTTAAGTTCTGTTCTAAAGGTAGAATCCGCTAGTATTATTTCGCAATAACCAGATAGGGCGTTTGTTTGTACTAATTTGTATGGTTATAAAATGTTAATTTGGTTGTTTATATGAGTTTATTTAGAATTAATTTAGTACTAATTTTGTGTTAAACTTGTATTAAATTAGTATTAATTCTATGTTAATACGGTATTATCCCTGAATACGTTTTGTACTGAATTCATTATAAATTCTTTCTTCTGGGGTGGAACTCCCATCAGAAGTTGTTCAAGGTCGTTCCTGCAGAAAGAAGAGTGATATTCGTACAACTTTTTGATCTGCTTTGCGCTTTCTTCAAGCTCGCCTGTCTTGTTGCAGCAGGCTATCATTATAAGGCGTACGGCCATTGCGTTGGGTGTGTACAACAGAACTTGATTGGCCTGGTTCTTGCATTCGTCATATTTGCCTTGCAAAAACAGGATTAGAGACCTTGCGTGGTATACGGATGCTTTGTTTGCCGTCTCGGGGATCAGCCGCTCGCATTCTTCGATGAGCTTGAGTGCCTTATCTTCTTCTCCGGTAAGCAAGTAAATTTGTATTAGATCAACGCGGGCGGTGATGAAAAGGGGCGTTTCTTCAATAGTTTGTTTGAGGTAGGCTATGGCTTCGGCCTTGTTGCCGATAGTCGTGTTGTAGAACGCCATAATCATCTTTGAATAGATGGAATATGGGGCGTTGAACATCGCTTTACGGGCTAGCTCGCCAAGCAAAGCGCTGTTTTCTTGCCTGTCGCCCCAGTTTTCCAAAAAGGCGATGTAATAGGCCATTGAGAGAATGTAGACAACTTGCTCGTTGTAGTAATCGTTTGAAGCAAGTGGCGAAAGCATTTTCTTGCTGATTTCAAAGGATTCCTTGTGGCGGTTTTCAAGCTTGACGTTACAGTACATCGAGGCGTACCACCAATAGGGAATAGGACTATTGCGGTTGAACCTCATTTTCGCCGTAGCTAGGACCAGGCTTCGGAACAAGAGCATCGTTGCTTTTTGGGCTAACAAAATAATGTCTTCGTCGTTTACCTTGATTGAGGTTGTCCAAAGGAGTTCGTTTGATGCCCCTTGTCTGATGGAGACGAATAACGTGTCCTCGTTGTCGCGCGATGACGAAACGCTGATGATAAATCCAGGTACGAGCCCCTTTTCCGGAATGTCAATAATGCGGAATATGTGGTATTGATGGAATGATTCAACGACTGCCAAATAGAGTTCGTGTGCCTTGGGTGTTGCCGTGAGGTCGTTTTCTTTGTTGAAAACGATGATTAGGTCTTTCTTTATGTCGTCGATGTCAACGTTTGGCTCTTCTTGCGTAGAAACCGCTTCAATTCTATTGGTGACTTCTAGAATTTTGTAAATGTTGGCGAGGTGTACCTTGACTGTATTAGCCGAAATGCCCAAAGTTCTGCAAATTTCGGCGTTTGTAAGCCCCTTACGCAAGAGGGACAATATTTCTTTTTGACGAGGGGTCAGCTCTTGTTTCGTATTCTGCTCAAACATGGGCCTAATTTAGTATAAATAGCCCATATATATGCTATGTAATTTAAAATTATCCTCTTTTTTTGCGGTTTTTGAGTAAAAAATGCCGTTTTTGGGATAATTTGTATGCTTTTTTAGAGTTGTTCTTACTGTTTTACCCCAAAAGTTGATTTTTTATCTAGTTGCCGTGCAAAATTAAGGGGTTCTTGGGTGGATTTTTCTCTCGTTTGTTCTCAAATTTTTATGTAAGTTTTGTTAGTTTACATGGTTTCTATATTTTTACAAAATTTGTATCATCCCTGTATTCTGTTTTTTGACGAAAAATCCGAAAAAATGACTATTTGCTGAATTTACATGTTTATACAAACTTTGGGTGTTATGAACAACTGAATTATGGAAAAATTAATTTTACAATCTACATTATGCAAAACTTATAATTATATTGCGGCCTTGGGTGTATGTGGTGCTTATAACCAGGAATAAGCATGTTAATACGTGCGAATAAAATATAAGGGATGAAAGAAAATGCTTGAGGTGTATTGTATATTGGATTTATTCCATTCTCCCGAATGGTCGAGTAGGGAGGTGGTCTAATGGAATACGCAAGAATAGTGGATGTCTCTCTTTGCCACGAGTATTACAACGGTAGTTCTTGTGGTTTCAAAGTCGTCGCTTCTCCCGAAACTGCAGAAACCCTGAAAAGGGAAGAGGCTGTGTGCCGTATATACGATGGAAAAGTGCGTATTATGGCCCCGGCAAGTGCTTTTTTGCAAGAAACGACGCTTTTCTTTTATGTCAAGGCTTCGATCGCAGAAGTTTGGAACGTGACGAATTTTGACTGCATCGCCCATGATGAATTCCCTGTGGCCGTAGTATCTGAAGACAAGGCTTATTTTGACGGGCGTAAAAAGGACTCCATGCCGGAATTGCAGCGGATGTTTGGCGTGATTTTTGCGCTGGAACTCCATTTGACTCCCCGTAAAATGCTGACATGCACCGTAAAAGTTCCGACAAAGAAATTGAGGTGGTGCTATTGCGTCTCGGGTATTTATGCCGAACGGGACTTGCGGATAAACGATTCTCTGAAGGGCGATCATCCTGTACAGTTTGATTGCGTGGAAAAAACGCCGCGTGTTTCGCTTTACGTATCGCGAACGGAACTCCCGATTGTAAGCGGGGCGCCTCCACGCTTCCAGCTGATGGATTCTGCAACTTCAAAAGTGCTTGTAAAGGGCCTCCCGAATGCGAATGCAAAGTCTATCGCCAAGGCGAGCTTGGATGATGGCTCAAGGACTATAGTTGCGGAATGTTTCGTTAATCCGTGATTTTATTTGAAATATGCTATATTTAGTATGTTCGTATTTTTAATAGGAGGGGTAATCCCGTGAAAATGAAGTATTTCTTGGCGTGTCTTGTTTTAGGGCTTGCTTCTGTTTTGTCGTTTGCAAATGAATCGCGAATGAGCTACTATACGATTTCGCCTGAAAAAGTGGAAGCGTATGCGGAACAGGATTTGCTAAAAGACTCCACTAAGGTGTTTAAAATTATTGAAGAACAGAAGGCCTTTAAGTATGAAAGCCGTTCGCAGATGAATGAAAAATTTAAGGAGCTGTTTAAGGAGTATCCTCAGCATCAAAAAATTGTTAATAAATTCATTCAGACATCGTGGACTGTTCGAGAGGATACTGCTACAGACGCGATGGGAATGCTCAATACGCCGACCTATTTGGATGATTATGCTATTGATTCATTAAAATGGTATATTATTGATGATGCAAAACAACAGATGGTGTTTTCTCAACAAGCGTATGATTTTGTTAAACAGATGCAGAAAACTGCGTTCTTGGATTCTGTTCAACTTCATCTTTACGCCAAAAATCTCTTGGCATCGAGTTTTAAGCTTTGTAGCGGGAAAGTAAATAATCAGGACATGTATATTGATGCTGCTCTCGAATCGTTTTTTACCAAGAAGAGAAAAAATCTTGTAGATTCCATAAGAAATGTTTGTAGTGAAATATGTAAGAATCGGGAACTTAAGAAAAGGGAAAAATATGGCGTATGTATGGAAAGAGAATGTAATATGCGTCAGATATATAGCGATGTTGGAAAAATATTGATATCTGATATTCATCGAGAAAAAAGATTTATTGATAGATATAGTGGCCGAATTTGCTCGGATGACCTTTGGAAAAAAACTTTTGATAGATTAGATTCTATTTATTCCCTTTACTTTAAGAAAGTTGTAGACTCCTCGCTTGTTAAAGTGAATAGCAATGAAGAGGCTTCACTAATTTTGAACAGCAAATCTAGTGGAACTAGCCGTAAAGAAGAATTGAATGGCGAAATCGTAGGTTTTTACCCGTACTGGTATGCTGGTGATACGACAAAATGGGTGGACTTTGAAGGGGTAACTCGACTTGCTTATTATGGTCTGAAGGCTGATAATAACGGCTCTCTTGTGACGCCTTCAGGAAAATCTGCGCTGACGCATTTTGATGAAAAAGAAAATTATGAATTTGTCAATGAAACCCACCGCCACAATGTAAAGTTGGATTGGGTCGTTGTCAAGAATGACTGGAAAAATGTCGGCTTGGATTCGTTCTTTGCAAAACTTACAGGTGAAATTGATGAGCTTTTGAATAAGAAGGTTAATTCGTCTTTCCAGCGCATTGTAAATACCATCACGTTCAATACCGATGAATTGGAATATCGTGGTGACGGTGTAACTTTGTTCTTTAAAAATTTCCCAAAGGATAGTAATAGTACTGTGACGTTCAATAAGTTCTTTGGTGAATTGAAAAATAAGCTTGCCAAGAAAAATGAGTCTGTTCATGTGAATTTGATGATGGAACAATCTGATTTGGCAATTGATAAGCATCTGCTGTTTGCTGATACTGTGAAACAGGAATCTTATAGCGGAATCTATAGTTACAGCAATTTCTTGGGCCTGCTCCAGTCCGAAAAAAATGAAACTAAAAACTATTTGTACGTTGTGCTGGACGAGCCTGCGTCCCGTAACAAGATGATTCTTTTGAACGATTTGAATTTGCAGATAGATAGCCTTGATCGTCGCAATATGCTGCATTCTTTGGTTCCTGTCGTTTGGTTTGATAATATGGAATGGGGCCAGTTTAGCAAGGATGCCTTGTATTATAACGACACGTATTACAACTTCGGTGTAGGCCCATACGCCACGGATGTCTCTGCGAAGGATTCTTGCGTTGTAGGCGGAAATCTCGGTGCGTGCATGCTCCAGTATTTTGAAAATGAAAATGGCGATGGCTCGCGCCAGGGCGCGATTGCGTCGTTCTTCTGCTTGCATCGCTGGGGCGTTCGCTTTGTTTGCTTTGCGGCGTTTGTACTGTTGGTCGCCAGTGTAGCGGTTGTTGTGGTATTGGTGCGTAAGAAGAAAATGTAATCCCGATAAATTTTATATCTTTTACTTCGTGTGTACAATAGTGTTGCACCGTGAAGGAG
Coding sequences within it:
- a CDS encoding formylglycine-generating enzyme family protein, translating into MKKILLFLTICVTFANAQFYYDKHGESRGAYKDSLEYSKLVGLAKRFRGPILVKKPVDGVKPRKNLEKIPENKIQRTFNVNRDTLNKEKWLEVEKNEIVKICVDAPVVAWETSLNAIISSDSCLTFETPTLIGVETLRVHFPDSDSSKKINLAVGMKYLDFKNEEVLLGFNRYSEKELKMQGFCNTEENGTIACGPKNEDPERLVSITGTYLVDKYPVTNCEFTQLMWNDSLLDYKWQNRKRASIRNGNCITQDTAANTVSLFWAMEYANARSIREGLKPYYIFSPVEYAERESILSARQRIIKQYVLGYIQVSDDSTSNGYRLPYYNEWMMLARGGDKKNRAPWGDSSGSFEKTKKYARFKTKMVSFETEPVGQLTPNGYGLYDMFGLVQEHVLFEYDLFEGNMGFASCLKGGDYHVSLEDGFDDTLSPYWKWISYGYYEPGHPGNGAGFRLIRNIGNNAKWTKIKTVGKE
- a CDS encoding helix-turn-helix transcriptional regulator; this translates as MPRHGTPTPGQAILEGIEWLKIDKPEFARRVGVSVEILDQLIAGEISISTEMANALESVTGSPAAYWKMLERKSRASR
- a CDS encoding helix-turn-helix domain-containing protein; its protein translation is MFEQNTKQELTPRQKEILSLLRKGLTNAEICRTLGISANTVKVHLANIYKILEVTNRIEAVSTQEEPNVDIDDIKKDLIIVFNKENDLTATPKAHELYLAVVESFHQYHIFRIIDIPEKGLVPGFIISVSSSRDNEDTLFVSIRQGASNELLWTTSIKVNDEDIILLAQKATMLLFRSLVLATAKMRFNRNSPIPYWWYASMYCNVKLENRHKESFEISKKMLSPLASNDYYNEQVVYILSMAYYIAFLENWGDRQENSALLGELARKAMFNAPYSIYSKMIMAFYNTTIGNKAEAIAYLKQTIEETPLFITARVDLIQIYLLTGEEDKALKLIEECERLIPETANKASVYHARSLILFLQGKYDECKNQANQVLLYTPNAMAVRLIMIACCNKTGELEESAKQIKKLYEYHSSFCRNDLEQLLMGVPPQKKEFIMNSVQNVFRDNTVLT
- a CDS encoding TldD/PmbA family protein → MNIKDAVSFMCDLAKGEAEQFDVIASNTHSEGLSVFQGQVQNTEISDSVGLGVRVIKDGRPGYAHTERLTDEALRQTLKDALCHTQWTEKIDITLPQAVELPKGEPNYNPALESLDLAMMKDFCIELEKATFAKSKEIENIPYLGGDIEKDYSIVANNTGLFYEARSNCASAGAGAVASRGGVKKLGNFVKNGRDWNEFSVDEIASKTAEYATELFGAQKIESGKIPVILSERISARFLGMYSQPFFAETMQKGQSRLDGKEGEKIASDVFSLWNDPTGEMFEHKFYFDSEGCLTKRVKVVENGVFNSALYNLETAAKAGRETTGNGARSFGSKMSTSFYNMLVPPGSMTTMELLKLFPKCLLVVRLEGNSGCNSVSGELSIGAHGFWCENGAIKHPVDGVTLSGNYFDIIKNIVAVGNEYRDPFASYKVPALAVSELSVSA
- a CDS encoding alginate O-acetyltransferase AlgX-related protein — protein: MNKKYLISVIVFSVLLLVPFGVQAVADLRGEKRFQPFDIFKDVVYTPIVREKKVAAAADSLDVKWRAAREAIAAGAEVADALEPVTSSLSDLEAAVLSVNTYAELDTSETRYKSLKLADTLLSKLEDEPESFPQADSCIKSLVADLGHVSLWRAFLDVKHYGVWTSRYLRAFENKIDDESAIVLALRPKYQLAVWNLFSDPGEKVVLGAAGNCIGKSCGREGSKPEDKWLFYRQDVEFLVQPSPLDVRSAKLDNPVKAIEKFRDQLKAKGVELLVVITPGKPSIYTERLTGRDSRVAGAENVAGLQSHGKKILDSLTRAGFNTVDLYTPLLAAKSRDSVDGALYLNDDTHWTPRGAELAADVIAKKVREMVDAGSVKFRGKDTVRYVASDSIADRMGDVGEMSGLNKFNVFKVQKVIGHVVMQQNIKIRDEELPEDTVCIDSAYKECMNRKKADKKDGKTTDVLCLLTSQTACALKAVKYDTTITPFKDDFRKSEILILGDSFSRIYQTDSPVNAGWIAHFAKNMNRPVASIVSDGGASTLVREKLARKASVLKGKKLLIWEFVERDLRFGAEGWKDVEF
- a CDS encoding GIY-YIG nuclease family protein, with the protein product MMTNQSNTTLYVGVTNDISRRALEHIEGCGATFTSRYKINKLIYFERYTEITDAIKREKQLKGWRREKKEILIMQMNPLWKDLLQDDS